The following proteins come from a genomic window of Pseudomonas putida:
- a CDS encoding inovirus-type Gp2 protein — protein MVEKGPFIHEYLETLWRTINLTFDQYPRVIAFRVDLRLSRRMGFPDDILSNRVISRFIESFKAKIEHNRDKAREQNKYAHDCRVRYVWARERSEGGRQHYHLLILLNRDAYYTVGRLQPQRPNMITRMQEAWASALKCEVEQVRGLVHIPSNAEYRVDREVRPGNVDQLPELFHRASYLCKAATKRYGEGAHGFGCSRG, from the coding sequence ATGGTGGAAAAAGGACCGTTCATACATGAGTACCTAGAAACACTATGGCGTACCATAAACCTCACATTTGATCAGTACCCTAGGGTGATCGCATTCAGGGTGGACCTGCGTCTTTCGCGTCGGATGGGGTTTCCGGATGATATTCTGTCAAATCGTGTGATCAGTAGGTTCATCGAGTCGTTCAAAGCCAAAATTGAGCACAACCGTGATAAGGCACGTGAGCAAAACAAGTACGCCCATGACTGCAGAGTGCGTTACGTCTGGGCGAGAGAGAGGAGCGAGGGAGGGCGACAGCATTACCACCTGCTGATCCTGCTCAACAGAGACGCCTACTACACAGTCGGGCGGTTGCAGCCACAGAGGCCTAATATGATCACCCGTATGCAGGAGGCTTGGGCGAGTGCGTTGAAGTGCGAGGTTGAGCAAGTGAGGGGCTTGGTGCATATCCCGTCTAATGCAGAATACCGAGTAGATCGGGAAGTCCGGCCGGGTAACGTGGATCAGTTACCTGAGCTGTTTCATCGAGCCAGCTACCTTTGCAAAGCTGCGACAAAGCGTTATGGGGAGGGCGCTCATGGCTTCGGATGCAGTCGGGGGTAA
- a CDS encoding HNH endonuclease, with protein MLDSLEICRLLESHGCSLKYKEKAYARGYVHPAIEYPLFVKHKATGAVGLQPLVLHPAYRKSVHWEQIKAFTQGAPNETYKSTSLEKFPLAPGSTSNTGIAVNLANDEDLRSLFAVLTGESGIEQRLEDEFSLIELFEQSSLGQQIESTEREAIVRARVGQGVYRHALLKHWQGCAVSGVALASMLRASHIKPWRDATHLERLDPFNGLLLTPNLDQAFDQGLITFTDEGDVVIAQALTTELQLALGINPQCRLRRLHDRHLNYLAWHREHVFSG; from the coding sequence ATGCTCGATTCGCTGGAAATTTGCAGGTTACTGGAAAGCCATGGTTGCAGCTTGAAGTACAAAGAAAAGGCCTACGCTAGAGGCTATGTACATCCGGCGATTGAGTACCCGCTATTCGTCAAGCATAAAGCTACCGGCGCCGTAGGACTCCAACCATTGGTTCTGCACCCGGCATACCGCAAGTCAGTGCATTGGGAGCAAATCAAGGCATTCACGCAGGGCGCTCCCAATGAGACATATAAAAGCACCAGCCTGGAAAAATTTCCGCTTGCGCCGGGCTCAACCAGCAATACCGGTATTGCGGTCAATTTGGCGAATGACGAAGACTTACGTAGCCTGTTCGCAGTGCTTACCGGCGAATCGGGCATCGAGCAGCGATTGGAAGATGAATTCAGCCTGATTGAGTTATTCGAGCAATCATCACTTGGGCAGCAAATTGAGAGTACCGAGCGCGAAGCCATTGTTCGAGCGCGAGTAGGACAAGGCGTTTATCGCCACGCTCTGCTCAAGCATTGGCAAGGTTGCGCCGTCAGCGGTGTAGCGCTCGCTTCCATGCTGCGCGCTTCTCACATCAAACCCTGGCGTGACGCGACGCATCTGGAGCGCCTCGATCCCTTCAACGGACTGCTTCTGACGCCCAACCTGGATCAAGCCTTTGACCAGGGGCTGATAACCTTCACCGACGAGGGCGATGTTGTTATTGCGCAAGCCTTGACGACTGAACTGCAACTGGCACTTGGGATTAACCCGCAATGCCGATTACGTCGCCTTCATGACCGTCATTTGAACTACTTGGCTTGGCATCGTGAGCACGTATTCAGTGGCTAG
- a CDS encoding IS3 family transposase, whose protein sequence is MYPTTRRNYTDEFKIQAVALAETLGRTEAARQLEMSVKTLDNWVNASRNGQPLSSPDRRAITREDSELARLRAENAELKLEREILKKAAVFFAKESR, encoded by the coding sequence ATGTACCCAACCACTCGCCGCAATTACACCGATGAGTTCAAGATTCAGGCCGTTGCGCTGGCTGAAACGCTTGGCAGGACGGAAGCTGCTCGCCAGCTGGAGATGTCTGTGAAAACGTTGGACAACTGGGTCAACGCTTCCCGCAACGGCCAGCCGTTGAGCTCTCCTGACCGTCGCGCAATCACCAGAGAGGACAGCGAGTTAGCACGATTGCGAGCCGAGAACGCCGAGCTGAAACTGGAGCGTGAAATCCTAAAAAAGGCGGCGGTATTCTTTGCCAAAGAGTCCAGGTGA
- a CDS encoding WYL domain-containing protein produces MKRKQTIAQVRWDLALRYRLIETVAWWEGRLTTVHLMQSFGISRQQASKDINTYITEHAPKNLTYDRQIKGYVPSKQFKPLFIDDSASAYLHLLYQNNARAPHVEGLALAYAHTKVLEVPDRSIKAEILRPLLKACREHLRLDIDYVSLNSPKPEGRTIAPHTLVYTGMRWHVRAYCEKNREYRDFVLSRLRGIPELMDGETENGISNDDQWNSEVNVMIKPDERLTLMQKAIIEEDFGMVDGRLQIPCRQALVKYVLQRYQIDPKNMDPKPEAQQIVVENLKELKPWLYD; encoded by the coding sequence ATGAAACGCAAGCAAACCATCGCGCAGGTCCGTTGGGACCTCGCCCTTCGCTACCGACTGATCGAAACGGTCGCATGGTGGGAAGGCCGGCTGACCACAGTGCACTTGATGCAGAGCTTCGGTATCAGTCGTCAGCAGGCATCCAAGGACATCAACACCTACATCACCGAGCATGCGCCCAAAAACCTTACATATGATCGACAGATCAAGGGTTACGTGCCGAGCAAACAGTTCAAGCCTCTGTTCATCGATGACAGCGCCAGCGCCTACCTGCACCTGCTTTACCAGAACAATGCTCGAGCCCCACACGTCGAGGGGCTGGCGTTGGCCTACGCCCATACCAAAGTGCTGGAGGTGCCTGATCGCTCGATCAAGGCCGAGATACTTCGCCCCCTGCTCAAGGCTTGCCGGGAACATCTGCGCCTGGACATTGACTACGTTTCACTGAACAGCCCCAAGCCTGAAGGGCGAACCATCGCGCCGCATACGCTGGTCTACACAGGTATGCGCTGGCATGTGCGTGCCTACTGCGAAAAAAACCGAGAATACCGGGACTTTGTATTGAGCCGATTACGCGGTATCCCTGAGTTGATGGACGGTGAAACCGAGAATGGCATCTCGAACGACGATCAATGGAATAGCGAAGTCAATGTCATGATCAAGCCCGATGAACGCCTGACGCTGATGCAGAAAGCGATCATCGAGGAGGATTTCGGGATGGTCGATGGGCGATTGCAGATTCCCTGCCGCCAGGCGCTGGTCAAGTATGTGTTGCAGCGCTATCAGATTGATCCAAAGAACATGGACCCGAAACCTGAGGCGCAACAGATCGTGGTGGAGAACCTAAAGGAGTTGAAACCCTGGCTGTATGACTAA
- a CDS encoding AlpA family phage regulatory protein: protein MRILRMKTVIEITGLARSTVYKYVAEGVFPKPLSLGGRSVGWLESEVHSWIQSRLVERN, encoded by the coding sequence ATGCGCATACTTAGAATGAAAACGGTTATTGAAATTACTGGTCTGGCCCGATCTACGGTGTATAAGTACGTTGCTGAAGGGGTATTTCCGAAGCCTCTTTCGTTAGGCGGGCGCTCTGTTGGCTGGTTGGAGTCTGAGGTTCATTCCTGGATTCAGTCTAGGTTAGTGGAACGCAATTAG
- a CDS encoding IS3 family transposase, with amino-acid sequence MRYAFVAVERAQFPVRLLCRVMGVSVSGFYDYQHRQGRPDPDAQIRIDLHKVYAASRKTYGRPRLVEALRQQAYAVGHKRIDRLMHEEHIQGRSKGGFRPCTTDSHHALPVASNLLGRQFSVQSSTPAWVSDITYIATKEGWLYLAVVLSIQTRQVLGYSLADRMPDDLVERAFMNAWNACLGVYGVIFHSDQGRQYASSRFRLALAKKGFAQSMSRRGNCWDNAVAESFFATLKREEAYAVYPTKKQAHLAIASYIHGFYNSCRLHSALGYRSPNEYAKGLRQLAL; translated from the coding sequence GTGAGATACGCCTTCGTCGCTGTAGAACGGGCTCAGTTCCCGGTGCGTCTGTTGTGCCGGGTAATGGGTGTCTCGGTTTCAGGGTTTTACGACTATCAGCATCGCCAAGGCCGTCCAGATCCGGATGCACAAATTCGCATCGATCTACACAAGGTTTACGCGGCTAGCCGCAAGACCTATGGCCGACCACGGCTAGTCGAGGCGCTACGGCAGCAGGCCTATGCAGTAGGTCACAAGCGCATTGACCGGCTAATGCATGAAGAACATATACAGGGCCGATCCAAGGGCGGTTTCAGACCGTGCACCACCGACAGTCACCATGCGCTGCCAGTGGCGAGCAATTTATTGGGTCGTCAGTTCTCCGTTCAAAGCTCCACCCCAGCCTGGGTCAGTGATATCACTTACATCGCTACGAAAGAGGGCTGGCTTTATCTGGCAGTGGTACTGAGCATCCAAACCCGCCAAGTGCTGGGTTACAGCCTGGCGGACAGGATGCCTGACGACTTGGTCGAGCGCGCTTTCATGAACGCTTGGAACGCATGTTTGGGCGTCTACGGAGTGATTTTCCATTCCGACCAAGGGCGCCAGTACGCGAGCAGCAGGTTTCGTCTCGCTTTGGCCAAGAAGGGCTTCGCGCAAAGCATGAGTCGGAGAGGAAACTGCTGGGATAACGCCGTAGCTGAGAGTTTCTTCGCTACATTGAAGAGAGAGGAAGCCTACGCGGTCTACCCCACAAAGAAACAGGCTCACCTGGCAATTGCCAGCTACATCCATGGGTTCTACAACAGCTGTCGACTGCATTCAGCATTGGGTTACCGTTCACCGAACGAATACGCAAAAGGCTTAAGGCAGTTGGCTCTGTAG
- a CDS encoding WYL domain-containing protein — MILLPSAKTHSALNRQWELLRQLPKRAPGITVSELLARLTTAGYSISRRSIERDLRDLSLVFPLQCNDGGTPFGWYWKPGVSVELQGITLTEAVSLALVEDAVRPLLPGSMLSALEPRFEHARQKLKGLEDGNPAARWPNKVASVRPDFNLRAPEIQAEMLEALQHALISEQQVHCQYYSAHTDKLSEMTLNPLAIVQRGLITYLIATAVPYTDVRQFAVHRFRAVTVLETPCQGLETFELQTYLATDALQFGKPEKIQLKAWVSEHQARLIRETPLSTDMVLNELSDGFQVQATVNNTWQLHWWILSLGDSLVVQEPPELRQQMGDTFRRAAAAYAK, encoded by the coding sequence ATGATTCTCTTGCCTTCAGCTAAGACCCACAGCGCGTTGAATCGGCAATGGGAGCTGCTGCGGCAGCTGCCGAAACGCGCTCCCGGCATCACCGTGAGTGAGCTGCTGGCCCGACTGACGACCGCAGGCTACTCTATCAGCCGCCGCAGCATCGAGCGCGACCTGCGTGACCTGTCGCTGGTATTTCCGTTGCAGTGCAACGACGGTGGAACGCCCTTCGGTTGGTATTGGAAGCCGGGCGTGAGCGTCGAGTTGCAGGGCATCACCCTGACTGAAGCCGTCAGTCTGGCGCTGGTCGAAGATGCCGTGCGCCCGCTCCTTCCAGGCAGCATGTTGAGCGCGCTGGAACCACGCTTCGAGCATGCCCGGCAAAAGCTCAAAGGCCTCGAAGACGGCAACCCCGCCGCCCGCTGGCCCAACAAAGTGGCGAGCGTTCGACCAGACTTCAATCTTCGAGCACCGGAAATTCAGGCAGAAATGTTGGAGGCACTGCAACACGCCCTGATCAGCGAGCAGCAAGTCCATTGTCAGTACTATTCGGCACACACCGACAAACTCAGTGAAATGACTCTCAACCCCCTGGCCATTGTCCAGCGCGGGTTGATCACATATCTCATCGCCACCGCCGTACCCTATACCGATGTCCGTCAGTTCGCGGTGCATCGCTTTCGCGCGGTAACGGTACTCGAAACTCCGTGCCAAGGGCTGGAGACGTTCGAACTGCAAACCTACCTGGCCACTGACGCCTTACAGTTTGGAAAACCGGAGAAGATCCAACTCAAGGCCTGGGTGAGCGAACACCAGGCAAGGTTGATTCGAGAGACGCCGTTGAGCACGGACATGGTGCTAAATGAACTGTCTGATGGTTTTCAGGTACAGGCGACCGTCAACAATACCTGGCAACTGCACTGGTGGATTTTGTCTTTGGGTGATTCGTTGGTAGTCCAGGAACCGCCGGAGTTACGCCAGCAGATGGGAGACACATTCCGGCGGGCGGCTGCAGCGTATGCAAAATAG